The following coding sequences are from one Melospiza melodia melodia isolate bMelMel2 chromosome 2, bMelMel2.pri, whole genome shotgun sequence window:
- the MED4 gene encoding mediator of RNA polymerase II transcription subunit 4 — translation MAMAAAAAGAGAGAAAGGGGGERSSTRDRLLAALEDLELLARELIEILAISRNQKLPQPGEESQILELLIQRDGEFQELMKLAVDQGKIHHEMQLLEKVVEKRDNDIQQLQKQLKEAEHILATAVYQAKEKLKSIEKARKGAISSEEIIKYAHRISASNAVCAPLTWVPGDPRRPYPTDLEMRSGLLGQMNNPPTNGVNGHLPGDALAAGRLPDVLAPQYPWQSSDMSMNMLPPNHSNDFMLEPPGHNKENEDDVEVMSTDSSSSSSDSD, via the exons ATggcgatggcggcggcggcggcaggagccggggccggggcggcggcgggcgggggaggCGGGGAGCGGAGCAGCACCCGGGACCGGCTCCTGGCGGCACTGGAGGATCTCGAGCTCTTGGCCAG GGAGCTAATTGAAATTTTGGCAATTTCAAGAAACCAAAAACTTCCACAACCAGGAGAGGAGAGCCAG ATCCTGGAACTGCTGATTCAGAGAGATGGAGAGTTTCAAGAGCTGATGAAGTTGGCAGTGGATCAGGGAAAAATCCATCATGAAATGCAGCTCTTAGAAAAGGTAGTAGAAAAGCGGGATAATGATATTCAGCAGCTGCAGAAACAGCTTAAAGAAGCAGAGCACATACTG GCAACAGCTGTTTATCAAGCAAAGGAAAAACTGAAATCAATTGAAAAAGCACGAAAAG GTGCCATTTCCTCTGAGGAAATAATTAAATATGCCCATAGGATCAGTGCTAGCAATGCTGTTTGTGCCCCTCTGACGTGGGTACCAG GGGACCCACGTAGGCCATATCCTACAGATCTGGAAATGAGAAGTGGTCTCTTGGGTCAGATGAACAACCCACCCACCAATGGAGTCAATGGACACTTACCAGGGGATGCACTTGCAgcaggcaggctgccag ATGTGCTTGCTCCTCAGTATCCTTGGCAGTCAAGTGATATGTCAATGAACATGCTACCTCCTAATCATAGTAATGACTTCATGCTGGAGCCTCCAGGACACAATAAAGAGAATGAAGATGATGTAGAAGTTATGTCAACAGACTCCTCAAGCAGCAGCAGTGACTCAGACTAG